In the Chroococcidiopsis sp. SAG 2025 genome, one interval contains:
- a CDS encoding ribbon-helix-helix domain-containing protein: MKYKVKSIYLSEDMLKDLESIAEREERPLTQVVRFAIQNYIRNYNQQ; the protein is encoded by the coding sequence ATGAAATACAAAGTTAAGTCTATCTATCTCAGCGAAGACATGCTCAAAGACTTAGAGAGCATTGCTGAGAGAGAAGAAAGACCGCTTACTCAAGTCGTGCGCTTTGCAATCCAAAACTACATACGCAACTACAACCAGCAATAG
- a CDS encoding HNH endonuclease, translating to MKTVDLTQGQMAIVDDEVFEAVNRWKWHYNKGYAVSDISYVDYGGKRGIHKICMHRWVLESFYNIRIGGLQVDHINGVKTDNRLVNLRVATSQQNRFNTNQPRNNTSGFKGVSFDKAVGKYGAWIKHDGRKHFLGYYRVVEEAALAYNQAALKYHGEYARLNEV from the coding sequence ATGAAAACTGTTGATTTGACGCAGGGGCAGATGGCTATTGTTGACGATGAGGTTTTTGAAGCAGTCAATCGCTGGAAGTGGCACTATAACAAAGGCTATGCCGTGAGCGATATAAGCTATGTGGACTACGGTGGTAAAAGAGGGATTCACAAAATCTGTATGCACCGCTGGGTATTAGAGAGTTTCTACAATATCCGCATTGGAGGCTTGCAGGTTGACCACATCAACGGCGTTAAAACTGACAACCGATTAGTCAATCTTAGAGTTGCTACCAGTCAACAAAACCGCTTCAACACGAATCAGCCAAGGAATAATACCAGCGGATTTAAAGGAGTAAGTTTCGATAAAGCTGTGGGTAAGTACGGAGCCTGGATTAAGCACGACGGCAGAAAGCACTTTTTAGGTTACTACCGTGTTGTTGAAGAAGCAGCCCTAGCCTACAATCAAGCAGCTTTGAAGTATCACGGCGAATACGCCAGGTTAAATGAAGTTTAA
- a CDS encoding DUF1818 family protein, with protein MRIVKSGAGWRIGFDPEAREFKGLVGAEDWAIELTQAELQDFCRLSVQLSTTMSQMERELMDEEAIACEAESNFLWMEIEGYPHAYSLRLILNTGRRVEVSWVADAVPDLIRAAQMLFVF; from the coding sequence ATGCGCATAGTTAAGAGTGGCGCAGGTTGGCGAATTGGATTCGATCCAGAGGCAAGGGAATTTAAAGGTTTAGTAGGTGCTGAGGACTGGGCGATCGAACTGACGCAGGCAGAATTACAAGATTTTTGCCGATTGTCAGTACAGCTATCAACGACTATGAGCCAAATGGAGCGCGAATTGATGGATGAGGAAGCGATCGCCTGTGAGGCCGAAAGTAATTTCCTCTGGATGGAAATAGAAGGCTATCCCCACGCTTATAGCTTGCGACTGATTCTAAATACAGGTAGGCGAGTTGAGGTGAGTTGGGTAGCGGATGCAGTTCCCGATCTCATCCGAGCGGCTCAAATGCTGTTTGTTTTTTAA